The nucleotide window ACACTAGGCTATAGCTTCTACCACAAGAAGGGAGAAAAGGGACTGACGATTGCCCGGAGTAGCATAGCAAGGTACAAGTCCAAAGTCCGTGAAATTACCTCTCGAAGCAAGCCATACGCCATGTACAAGCGTTATGAGCTGTTGAGGCAATTAAACCGGGGTTGGTCAAACTACTTTAAACTGAACGAAGCAAAGAGCCTGTTCAAAGAACTAGATCAATGGGTTCAGCGGCGGATCAGGCAATGTCACTGGAAGCAATGGAGGTTACCGAGGACGAAAGTGGCAATGCTTATAAAGTTGGGGACGCCCAACTGGCAGGCATATCAATGGGGTAACACAAGAAAAGGGTCGTGGCGAATAAGCGGAAGTCCCATATTACAACGCGCTCTGAACAAATCCTTACTAAAACGGGAAGGGTACTTACCCCTTGCTGAGTTAAGTACCCTTCCAACTGTATTATTCTGATGGGCCGCCGTATACGGGACCGTACGTACGGTGGCTGGAGGGGACGGTGTAGGAATTAATCCTACACCTCCTACTCAATTAAGCAACAGCCGTTGCCAGCCATCAGGGTAAAGTATTCAGGTTCACTGTTGGTGCTACACCGGTAGCGGTGCGCGTGAAAGTAGTGTTGTAGTTAACATAGTCAGAGAAGAAGCCGCCGTTTTTGAGGAAAAACCGGCCGGTGCTGTTGTCTACGCCGCCAGCGTAGTCTCTGCGCTGGTCATTGGTGGCGGTGGCATCAGCGGTGAATCTGGCGCTGGTGATTTCTGTCCATATGCCGGTGGTGGACCGGATCCATTGGTTGTTGTATTGTCCGCTTCTGCCGAGATAGCCGTTTGTATCATTGAAGTTTTCCAGGAAGGAATATAATCCGCTGTGGTAGGTGGTGGTGTTGGGTTGTTTCCAGGTGGCGATAAAGCGCCAGCCGGCTGTTTCCGGTGTATAGATCCAGGCGGAGAAATCGGAGCCGCCTGCGCCATCGGGCAAGATATGAGTAAGGAACTTATAGGTGGTACCTGCCTGCCAGTTGAATACCAGATAACTCTGGCCACCGGTACCCTCGCCGCCGAAGGAGTTGTCTACTACGTTGATGCCTTTCCGTACGAGCGTGGTTTTACCAACAGCGGGGTCCCAGATGGAGAACAGGACACGTCTTTCGGTGGCACTGTTGACCTGGATGCCGAAATAACCGCCGTTGAAGCCGTTGCTCATAAAGTAAGAGCCGATTTTGTCTTCTCCTGCGGGCACGGTTACTTCGTTATAGAACCATTCTGCCGTTGTGCCGGAAGGAATGGGGTAGTTGAGATGTACGGATGGGCCGCGTCTGGACCAGTAGTAGTTGGCAGAATCGTTGGCATATACTACGTTGCTGGTAGTGGCGCTGCCGCTGATGATGATATGAGACACATCGCCGAAGTAGCTGCCGCTTTTGCTGATACCCTGCAGGTCTACTTTTACATAACCGGCGCTGGTAATGTTTACGGTACCGATGTTGTAATCCGTATAGGCTTTACCGGTAACGGTTTTTGTAAAGACGGTACCGTTGACGGTCACCTGGATATTACTGGTGCCGCTGGGCACTTTCATGCGTACGGCCACATTAAGCTGACCGGTGAGGCCGAGGCGGAAATAGGTGCTGGTGATGCTGCCGGCATTGGTCCAGTTGCCCAGCCCGTTGTTGGTGATCACTTCTGCGCCGCCGGCAGGAAGTGTGGTTACAAAACCATTACCGGCCAGGGCTACGGCGTAACTGGACGCGGGTGGTACAATGGTCTGCTGGAGCTGGTTCTGTGAACGGGCGTTGGCAGGAAGGGTTTCCTGCATATTTTTACTGCAGGAGAAGATAGCCATGACAGCTATCATCATAAAGATAAGGTGTGCTTTCATTTTCATGGATCGTAATTTTTAATGGTGGCAGGAGACAGCTTTTGCTTATACTATTTTTTTACAAGACATGACCTTCCAGAGCCTGTAACAGGCCAGGGCAGTACATATGCTGATGGTAAAACGTAATATGGTTAACAGTAACTATTACCCTTCTCCATTGTTCACTACGGTAAAGATTACACGGGAATATTATTCACTGTTGAAAGTATGGTTCAGTAATTTTGGTTATACTGTAAGTTAAGGCAGTATTATCAAAAAAAAGTATTTTTTTCTAAATTATTTCGTGGCTGGTTTGTGGGGCAACCAGTATAACATCAGGGCTACTATGAACAGACAGGCCATTCCTGCGATAAGGCCGTAGCGCAAGGCAGTGGCATATATCTGAGGATCTTGTCCGGACTCCAGTATCGCAAAAAATATCCCGCCAATAATACTGATGCCCAGTCCGGATGCTGTTTGCTGAAAGGTAGAGAAAATGCCCGAAGCAGCACCGGCATCTTCCACCGGCACATTGTCCAACACAATGTTCAACAGAAAAGGCAGCACCAGGCCATTGCCAAGCCCATATATCGCAATAAACGATACTGATAACAACGGATGATGCTGACTGCTGCCATAAAAGAGCTGCAACAGAAAAGCCAGCAGAATGATCAGCAAACCTGTTTGCAGCACCCGTTTACCATAGGTAACCAGTAACCGGGAAGCTACTACAGACGATAGCATAAACAACAAAGCATGCGGAATAAAACAGGCGCCGCAGGCCAGTGCAGAGATGCCCAGTCCGTTCTGCAGGAATACCGCCATCATCAGCAGGTAAGCGGTATGCAGCATAAAGTGGAAAAGTACCGCCAGTAACCCAATATTAAATGCCGGCTGTTTAAATAATTGGAGATTGATCAGCGGTCCCTGATTGGCGGCCAGCTTCCGCTGCTGCACATACACAAATATGCCCAGCAATACCAATGATAAAACCATCAGCAGAAAACTCCACCGTGGCCAGTGTTGTTCGCGGCCTTCCGTGATGGAATAGATCAGGCAGCCCAGTGCTGCCGTGAGCACAATCGCTCCGGGATAATCAAATTTTACCTGATCTGTTTTCTCCGTTTCCTGCAGGTAACGACGGATAGCCCACATAGCGGCCACTCCTACGGGCAGGTTGATAAAAAAGATCAGTCTCCAGCCTTCAATGGCCACCTGTGTCTGGGAGAGGTAACCACCCAGCATCTGCCCGATGATAGCGGCAATACTCAATGTAATGCCATACCAGCCAATAGCTTTGGCTCTTTCAGCTGCATCCGGAAAAAGCACCTGTATCAGGGAAATAGACTGCGTGACCATAAACGCTGAACTGACTCCCTGAAGAAAACGGGCAATGTTCAACTGGGTAGCTGTTTGACATAAACCACATAAACAGGAGGTGAGCGTAAACCAGCCCATGCCCCAGAAGAAAACTTTCTTTTTGCCAAGATAATCCCCGGCCCTGCCACCCGTGATCAGGAAGCAGGCGCTGCCCAGCAGATAAGCGGCTATCACCAGCTGTACTTCGCCATCGGTGGCATGCAGACTGCTTTTGATCGTAGGGATGGCGATGTTGATGATAAAAATGTCTATCACATATAAGAGTGGCGCGGTAAGGACAATAAGCAGCGCATACCACTTGTTGATAGTGGAAGAAGAGGATGTCATAAAGTGATGGTGTTAAATAAAAAAATCAGCAGTTGGCTTTTTCGAAGTCGAGCAGCCACTGTTTACGCCAGATACCGCCGCCGTAGCCGGTCAGGTTACCATTGGTGCCGATGATACGATGACAGGGGATGAGGATGGATATTTTGTTCATGCCGTTGGCATTGGCCACAGCCCTTACAGCATCCGGGTTTCCCAGCGTGGTGGCCTGGGTTTTATAGGTTTGGGTGGTGCCGTAAGACACCTGCTGCAGGGCCTTCCAGACAGATTGCTGAAATACGGACCCTGGCGTGAATAAAGGCACCGTGAATGTTTTGCGTTGTCCTTCGAAATAGTTTTTCAGCTGAGATTCCAGTGTTTCGAAGTGTGGGTTGTCGCCCTGTACAATGGTAGCATTCAGGGTGCGGGACAGGTACCGGAATTCTGTTTCCAGCATTTTCCTGTCGGTAAATTCGAGCAGGCAGATACCTTCTTCCACAGCACAGGCGTACATGGTGCCTAATGGTGTTTCCAGCCGTTTAAGATCGATGACCCGTTGTGTCCTGCTTTTTTTAGGAGAGACACCAAAGATGTTTTTAAAGGAATCACCGAAGCCGCTGAGGGATTCGAAACCGGCATCATAAGCAGCCTCAGTGACGGATTCACCCTGCTGTATTTTTTTAAAGGCAGAATTGATCCTGAACATACGCTGATAGGCATGAAAGGTGATGCCGTGATTTTTAATAAACCAGCGTCTTATCTGATGGGGTTCTATGCCGCGCCGGATAAGGTCTGCATCCTTGTATTTGGTACCCGGATCAGCGGACAGCTCCTGTAAGAGTTGCTGTATTGCTGCTGGTGTCTGGTTGAGTTTCTCCAGCGGGTGGCATACTTTACAGGGCCGGTAACCTTTCAGTATACACGCTTTGGAGGTCGGGAAAAATTCAATGTTTTCCGGTTTGGGTTTTCGCGCATGGCAGGAGGGGCGGCAGAAGATGCCGGTTGTTTTTACGGCGGTAAAAAATACTCCTTCAAAAGTGGCGTCCTTTTCGATGGAAGCCTTATACATCCGGTCAAAGCTCAGTTCCATGGTCAGTTATTTTAATTACTTCCACAAAAGTATTTCTACGCTGTCCGCCGGACAACCGGAAAATTGACAAGTATTTTTTTAACGGGCACAACAAGAAGATAGGTACTGACTGATAATTATTATTTAATGTCATCCAGTCGCTACTTTATAGGTTCAATTGTACTTTTGTTTGTCGAGAAATTCTATCGTAAAGTAAAATAAGCACAACCTTGACTTCCTTTCTGAACTCAGCTGATGTGAAAGCTTTTGATATGATCTATGATCAGTATCATCATGCCGTTTTTAGGAACATCTGCCGGTTGGTAGAGCAGCACGACATTGCAGAAGATATTCTTCAGGAAGTATTTATGAGTTTCTGGAATAGCCGGCATGAGCTGGACCTGTCGCAGGGAGCGGGCAAATGGTTGTTTGTGGTTAGCTATAATAAATCATTACAGTATTTAAAAAAGGCAGCCGCTGAAAAATCGAAACTGGTGGCCTATCCATCTATCCTGGATACAATGGAAGATGATAACCCTGATCTTCGGGAAGCCCGGCTGACATTGATTAACGAGGCTATAGAAAATCTGCCTCCCCGCAAAAAGGAAGTATTTCAGTTATGCAGGCTGGAAGGTAAAACAGCCAGTGAAGTTTCTCATATCCTGGGTATTTCACATCATACCGTAAAAGAATATCTACAGGCTTCCGTTAAGTCTATACGCACCTACATCGCCTCCAGCCAGGGTATGGTACCGGTTTGGGGCGCACTCTTTCTGACCGTGTATCTGTAATAAGCCCGTCTTTTTTTGTTAACAATTCCGTAACCTTCTTCTTACCCCTCTTTTTCCCGGCATCTTACTTTTTATATTTGAAAGACATGAAACACATCATCGCACTGATACAGAAAATGAAAGACCGAAAAAAAAAGGCGGCCGATGTGACACGTTCGGAAACTACGGAGGAGTGGGGAGAAGAGGGGATATTGCAGCAGTGGTTGCGGGAAGATTTTGATCGGACTGTGGACAGTGGTGAGCAGGTGCTGACACCGGAGAAGACCGCTTCTATATTAAATCAACTGCACCACAAAATGGAGGCGCAGGAACGGCAGCAGGCGACTGTACCGCGTTTGAGGGTATCCGGCAGTATATATCGCAGGATGCTGCCGCGGGTTGCTGCGGTTGCAGGACTCATCATGCTGGCAGGGCTGGGTATGATTTATTACAGTCAACTGCAAAGAAAAGGGCATCATCCAATAGCTGTGGTGCAGCATGTGAAGTTCATCCGTAATACTACCGGAAAAATCGTGAAGATCAGCTTGCCTGAAGGATCTCAGGTGACCATGGAACCGGCTGCAACGTTGTCGTTTTCGGAGAATGCCGCAAGAGATGTTACGTTACAGGGTAAGGCTGCATTCAGCGTGCAGGCCGATGAGCATCATCCGTTTACCGTTTATGCCGGCAATATTGTCACCACAGCATTGGGCACTGTGTTCACCGTAGACGCACAAGCGCCGCAGCAGGTAATGGTGAAACTGGAAACAGGGAAGGTATTGGTGCGAACAAAAGACGGGACCGCTAAAGAAGATATTTGTTTATTACCTGGTGAAGCGTTTCATTTTGATAGTTCCCGGCATACCTATTCGGTAACAAAGGCGAATGCCGGTAGTGACCATATTTCAAAAACAACTGTTACAAAACATGCGGTGCTGATGGCATTCAATAATGCACCGTTATATACAGTACTCAATAAACTACAGACAGCTTTCGGGGTGAGTATCCATTATGAGCACAGCGATGTTGACGGAGCGTATTTCACCGGGCAGGTGATGAAAACAGATTCACTGCGTAATATTCTGGAGGTCATATGCCAGCTGAATAACCTGGAGTTAATACCCGGAGAGGGAAATATGTCAATCAGGAAGATCAGATAAAAATCATCCATCTACAATAAAAAATAATGCTTTCAGCACCTGCTCATTGTGCAGGTGGCGGGCTTTCTATTCTTAAACTATAATTAATACCTGTCAAAAAATGATCAGACTATTAAAAAGGTACATCTGTGTGCTTTTAGTATTAATCTGTGCCTTGCACGCTCATTCACAGGATTCAGGCATCGCTGTAACTATTAAAGGCAGTGTTATGAGTGAAGACGGGCAGCCGCTGCCCGGTGTGTCTGTAATGGTGAAACAGCGCAATGGCAATGCCAGGATAAACACTGTAACAGACGAAAAAGGCTTTTTCAGACTGGAAGCAATGAAACCTGGTTTGTTGTATGATTTTACATTCAGTTTTGTGGGATATGAAAACAACTTATTAAACGGGTTTCAGGTAAAAGACGGTAACGGTAATCTGCTGCTGATCCGGATGAAAGAAGCGAGTAAAGGGTTAAGTGAACTGGTAGTAGTGGGTTATGGTACCCGTACAAAAAAAGAGCTGACAGGCTCCGTGTCTTCCCTGCGTTCATCTGACCTGAAACAACAGGCAGTGACCTCTTTCGACGAGGCGCTGGCAGGTAAGATGGCCGGTATTCAGGTGATGCAAACCAATGGGGCACCGGGTGGTAACGTATCTATCCGTGTACGCGGTATCGGTTCCATCAGTGCCGGCAACAATCCTTTGTTTGTAATAGATGGGGTGCCTATTACCAACGATACCCGTAGTGCTTCTCCCGGTGTTAATAATTATCAGCAGCCTTTCAACCCGCTGGCATCTATCAATGTGAATGATATTGCTTCCATTGATGTGCTGAAAGATGCGGCTTCAGCTGCCATCTACGGTTCCAGAGGTTCTAACGGCGTAGTGCTGATCCGCACCAAAAAAGGAGCAACAGGTAAAATGACTGTCAGCTATGATGGTAGCTATGGCCTGCAAAATGTAAATAAACATGTAGATGTGCTGGATGCCTATGATTATGCAAAGTTGGTATACGAAGGACATAACAATGCCTACCTCGATGCTGTGCCTACCGGTAAACCTACTGATCCCAACAGCATCCGGCCAAAGAACCCATCCACCTGGATTCCGCCGCAAATACTTCCCTACCTGGAAAATAAACCCGGACTTACCAATACCGACTGGCAGAAAGAAATTTTCAGACAGGCACCCATGCAAAGCCACACCATCAGCATGACCGGCGGAAGCCCTAACCTTTCCTATTATTTTTCCGCCAACTACTTTAACCAGGATGGTATCGTGATCAACAACAACTACAAGCGTTATTCCAGCCGATTCCGTGTTGATGGGAACTCAGGGAAATTCCGCTTTGGTGTGAATATGACACCGTCCTATACCGATAACCGGGTGGTGAATGCAGAAGGGCCCTGGTTTGCGCCCAACTCCGGTGTGATCGCCCTTGCACTGGGTTATGCACCTATTTTCCCGGTACGCAACCCCGATGGCTCCTTTGCTGATTCCGTGAACGTATGGGGCTATGGACAAACCAACCAGCTTAACCCTGTCGCAGTAGCCTCCCTGGTAAAAGACCGGATCAAAAATTTCCGTCTAACGGCTAACGCCTATATGGAATATGAATTTATCCGTAACCTGAAATACAGGATCTCTGCAGGTACAGACCTGAACAGCTTCCGCAGGGATTATTACCGGCCCTCCAATTTACCACTGCCTTCCGGTACACTGCCTTCTGTAGCAACAGGCTTCTCCAATACGGATATGTATACCAACTGGTTGACAGAGCATACCCTTACCTACAATACCTCTTTCGGTAAACACAAACTGGATGTCCTCGCGGGATTTACAGTACAGAAGGAAAACCAGGAACACAATACCCTTACCGCCAATAATTTCCCTACCGATATCATCACCACGCTGAACGCAGGCCAGGTAAATGCAGGCAGTTCCAACCTCGAACAATGGAGCCTTAATTCCTGGTTGGGTAGGGCTCAATACAGCTATGCTGATAAATATTTTCTGACAGCCTCCATCAGACGTGACGGGTCATCCCGTTTCGGTATCAACCGCAAATGGGCTTCCTTCCCCGCTATATCAGGCGCCTGGCAGGTTTCCAACGAACCTTTTTTCCGTAAGGTAAAACATATCAGTTCCCTGAAGATCAGGAGCAGCTACGGTCTTACCGGTAACTTCCAGATCCCGAACTACGGATCACTGGCACAGATGAGTAATACAAACAGTAATTACATTCTGGGCAACAGCACCCTGGTAAATGGCGTATCCATCACCAGTCCGGCTAATCCCAATCTCACCTGGGAAAGTATGGCCAGCTTTGACCTGGGGCTGGAACTGGGATTGTTTGATGAGATGCTGAACTTCACCATCGACTATTATAACGCAAACACCACCAAACTGCTGCTCAATCTCCCTGTTCCCGGTGCATCCGGTTTCAGTACCTATTTGCAGAACGTAGGAGCGGTGAACAATAAAGGGATTGAAATATCGCTGTCATACAACAAAAAGATCGGAAAAGACTGGCAGCTGGAAGGTAATGCAAACATTGCCTTTAATACCAATAAAGTAACCAAACTGGGACCTTCGGGTGCACCTATCATTGCTACAGGCGGTACCGGCAATACTTACTTCATCACCAAAATAGGTGAAACCATCGGCTCTTACTATCTCTATGTAACAGATGGTATTTACCGTGATCAGCGGGACCTGGACACCTCCGCCAAAACCAGCAATCCTACACGCGTGGGCGACCTGAAGTTTAAAGATGTGAATGGTGACGGCAAGATAGATGCCAACGACAGGGCTGTTGTGGGGAGCTTCCAGCCAAAGTATATCTTCGGCTTCAGCAATACGGTCCGTTATAAAAACCTGGACCTGAGCATTTCCATCCAGGGCAGTCAGGGTAATAAGATACTCAACCTCTTCAGACGTTACATCGCCAATGTGGAAGGCAACTTCAACAACCTGAGCGAAGTAAAGGACCACTATGTTTCTCCGGAAAATCCGGGTAATGGGCTGGTAAATCGCGCCAACAGGCTGGCTACAGGTGGTAATGGTATCACTTCTTCCTGGCATGTGGAAGATGCATCATATATCAGGGTGAGAAATATTGCACTCGGCTATAACTTCCCGGCAGCACTGCTTGGTCGCACGGGCATATCTTCAGCGAGGATTTATGGTGCTGTTCAGAATCCGTTCACTTTTTCCAAATACTCTTTATTCAACCCTGAGATCAGCAACCGTACAGAGAATGCGCTTACTGCCGGAGAAGACTATGGTTCCTACCCGTTGGCACGTACTTACATGATTGGTCTTAACGTCACCTTTTAATGCAGCAAACCATGAAAAAATATAATTGCTATCTCCTGTTACTGATATTGATTTTTGCTTCCTGTAATAAAGAATTTCTGGACCTTAATCCGGTTTCTACCATAGCGCCCGGTCAATTCTTTAAAACCGCAGACGATGCCATCACGGCTGTAAACGGATGTTATGCGTCTCTTGCACAGAGCAGCCAATACGGCGCTACCTTTCAGGTACTGATGGAAGCGAGAGCAGATAATTTTACAGACCAGGACCCCTCTTCCAACTCAGGACAGAACTATCAGATCAACCGTTATTCAGACAACTCGGGTAACACCAATTTCTACAATGCCTGGGTAGGCGTATATAACGGCATCTTCCGGTGTAATACGCTGCTGGCTGCTTTGGATGGTATTCAAATGGATGAAACGCTGAAGAACCGTATCAGGGGAGAGGCGCGTTTTATCAGAGCATTGGCGTACTTTAATCTGGTAAGGTTGTGGGGAGCCGTGCCATTGCTGACTACAGCCGCAGATCCTGTTAATGCAATAAATCTGAAACGGGATAATGTAGCAGCCATCTACACTCAGGTGGAAGCGGATCTTGTATTTGCAGCGGCCAATTTACCGGCCACCTATGCATCGACTGAAACAGGGCGTGTTACCAGCGGGGCAGCCAAGGGATTGCTGGGAAAAGTATATCTCTATCAGAAAAAATATGCTCCTGCTCAAACAGTATTACAGGATGTTATTAACAGTAATGTATACACGCTGTTGCCTAAAGTAGCAGATGTATTCAGCACCACCAATAAGTATAATGCAGAAATATTGTTTGCGGTACGTTATGCCAAGGGAGTGGCCAATCAGAGCCATGGTTTCTGGTATGCCAATTCACAAACGATCACGGTAGATACCACGCTGCTGAAAGCATATGATGATGCCGACCAGCGCAAAGCGTTATCGGAATCTGTGAAGCCGGCCGGTAATGCCAATATGATGCCGCGCAAGTTTGTGGACGACCCGGTGAACGGCCAGGCGGGTAATGACTTTCCGGTGCTTCGTTTGGCAGATGTGTTGCTCATGCAGGCGGAAGTGCTGAATGAGCTGGGATATAGTGCCACCGGTAATGCCATTACTTATCTTAACATGGTACGTTCCCGTGCGGGGCTGTCTTCACTGACAGCTGCTGATCTGCCGGACCAGGTTAGTTTCCGCAATGAGGTATATAAACAACGTCGTCTGGAGCTGCCATTTGAATGTGACCGTTGGTTTGATCTGATACGCACCGGCCGCGTTGTTTCCGAGATACTGGCCAACAAAAAGGTTAACCTGCCAGCTTTCCGTCTGCTCTATCCTATACCGCAGCAGGAGATGGATATCATGAATAACAAAGCGACCTTCCCGCAGAACCCGGGATATGATTGATGAAACTGTTGAGACTTTACATCAAAGCGGGTGCACTTCATCAGAAGTGCACCCGCTTAATTAAATGCCTGCCGGAACTCCAGCGGAGAAAGGCTGGTTTTAGCTTTGAACAACTTGCTGAATGACTGCGGATGTTCAAAACCCAGTTCATAGGCGATTTCACTGACGGATAGGTCTGTAGTAGACAGTTTTTCCTTCGCTTTTTCTATCAGCGTGTCATGAATATGTTGTTGGGTACTTTTGCCGGTCAATACCTTGAGTAACCCACTTAAATAATTGGGTGATACGTTTAAGGTGTCTGCAATGTGCTGAACAGTAGGCAGGCCTTTTTTCAGCAGCTCGTCGCTGTTGAAATAGCTGGTGAGTAAGGCTTCCAGCCGGTCAAGGATTTTGTGATGAGGGACTTGCCGGGTAAGAAACTGGCGATGATAGAATCTCTCTGAATAGGTAAACAGTAATTCAAGCTGGGCGATTATTACAGACTGGCTGAATTGATCGATATTGGAATGGTATTCCTGTTCTATGTTTTGCAGGATCGTTGTAATGATGGTTTCTTCTTTCTCTGACAGATGAAGGGCTTCATTGGTGGCGTAGCTGAAATATTCGTACTGTTTGATTGTTTTGGCCAGCGGTGTATTCCAGAGAAAATCGGGATGGATGAGTAACAGCCATCCCATATGTTTAACATCGTCATTTGCCTCAATGGAAAATACCTGGTTGGGCGCAACAAAGAAAAGTACTCCTTCATTAAAATCATATTGCTGTTGCCCATATTTCATTCTACCATTAAAATTCCGTTTCAGCGCCACCGCATAAAAATCCTGTGTAATATTTTTGGGATCATCCGGCCAATTTTGAATCGTTTCAAAATTGATCACACTCACCAAAGGATGTTCAGGTTTGGGTAAGTGCCTGAACTGATGGTATTCACTGATGGTTTTAATCCTGTATGGTTGTGTATCTGCCATATGATGATTTAATTGTTGGTGCTGAAGGCAGCCGCAAATTCTGCTGCAAAATCTTCCAGTTTCACTTTACCCATTACAGCAGGTGGGTTCTGGTAATAATCTTCTGCCAGTATCCCGCTGTGAAGGGCTGCATATAATTCTACCAGGAGGGTGGCCACCTGCGGTGGGACGCCATTAGTTTCCAGACCTGTTTGCATCTGCTCATCCGGAATGATATTCCATTGCAGGTGCGGCTGACCGATA belongs to Chitinophaga sp. HK235 and includes:
- a CDS encoding DUF3472 domain-containing protein; translation: MKMKAHLIFMMIAVMAIFSCSKNMQETLPANARSQNQLQQTIVPPASSYAVALAGNGFVTTLPAGGAEVITNNGLGNWTNAGSITSTYFRLGLTGQLNVAVRMKVPSGTSNIQVTVNGTVFTKTVTGKAYTDYNIGTVNITSAGYVKVDLQGISKSGSYFGDVSHIIISGSATTSNVVYANDSANYYWSRRGPSVHLNYPIPSGTTAEWFYNEVTVPAGEDKIGSYFMSNGFNGGYFGIQVNSATERRVLFSIWDPAVGKTTLVRKGINVVDNSFGGEGTGGQSYLVFNWQAGTTYKFLTHILPDGAGGSDFSAWIYTPETAGWRFIATWKQPNTTTYHSGLYSFLENFNDTNGYLGRSGQYNNQWIRSTTGIWTEITSARFTADATATNDQRRDYAGGVDNSTGRFFLKNGGFFSDYVNYNTTFTRTATGVAPTVNLNTLP
- a CDS encoding MFS transporter, which translates into the protein MTSSSSTINKWYALLIVLTAPLLYVIDIFIINIAIPTIKSSLHATDGEVQLVIAAYLLGSACFLITGGRAGDYLGKKKVFFWGMGWFTLTSCLCGLCQTATQLNIARFLQGVSSAFMVTQSISLIQVLFPDAAERAKAIGWYGITLSIAAIIGQMLGGYLSQTQVAIEGWRLIFFINLPVGVAAMWAIRRYLQETEKTDQVKFDYPGAIVLTAALGCLIYSITEGREQHWPRWSFLLMVLSLVLLGIFVYVQQRKLAANQGPLINLQLFKQPAFNIGLLAVLFHFMLHTAYLLMMAVFLQNGLGISALACGACFIPHALLFMLSSVVASRLLVTYGKRVLQTGLLIILLAFLLQLFYGSSQHHPLLSVSFIAIYGLGNGLVLPFLLNIVLDNVPVEDAGAASGIFSTFQQTASGLGISIIGGIFFAILESGQDPQIYATALRYGLIAGMACLFIVALMLYWLPHKPATK
- a CDS encoding bifunctional transcriptional activator/DNA repair enzyme AdaA, encoding MELSFDRMYKASIEKDATFEGVFFTAVKTTGIFCRPSCHARKPKPENIEFFPTSKACILKGYRPCKVCHPLEKLNQTPAAIQQLLQELSADPGTKYKDADLIRRGIEPHQIRRWFIKNHGITFHAYQRMFRINSAFKKIQQGESVTEAAYDAGFESLSGFGDSFKNIFGVSPKKSRTQRVIDLKRLETPLGTMYACAVEEGICLLEFTDRKMLETEFRYLSRTLNATIVQGDNPHFETLESQLKNYFEGQRKTFTVPLFTPGSVFQQSVWKALQQVSYGTTQTYKTQATTLGNPDAVRAVANANGMNKISILIPCHRIIGTNGNLTGYGGGIWRKQWLLDFEKANC
- a CDS encoding RNA polymerase sigma factor, giving the protein MTSFLNSADVKAFDMIYDQYHHAVFRNICRLVEQHDIAEDILQEVFMSFWNSRHELDLSQGAGKWLFVVSYNKSLQYLKKAAAEKSKLVAYPSILDTMEDDNPDLREARLTLINEAIENLPPRKKEVFQLCRLEGKTASEVSHILGISHHTVKEYLQASVKSIRTYIASSQGMVPVWGALFLTVYL
- a CDS encoding FecR family protein, producing the protein MKHIIALIQKMKDRKKKAADVTRSETTEEWGEEGILQQWLREDFDRTVDSGEQVLTPEKTASILNQLHHKMEAQERQQATVPRLRVSGSIYRRMLPRVAAVAGLIMLAGLGMIYYSQLQRKGHHPIAVVQHVKFIRNTTGKIVKISLPEGSQVTMEPAATLSFSENAARDVTLQGKAAFSVQADEHHPFTVYAGNIVTTALGTVFTVDAQAPQQVMVKLETGKVLVRTKDGTAKEDICLLPGEAFHFDSSRHTYSVTKANAGSDHISKTTVTKHAVLMAFNNAPLYTVLNKLQTAFGVSIHYEHSDVDGAYFTGQVMKTDSLRNILEVICQLNNLELIPGEGNMSIRKIR
- a CDS encoding TonB-dependent receptor; this translates as MLLVLICALHAHSQDSGIAVTIKGSVMSEDGQPLPGVSVMVKQRNGNARINTVTDEKGFFRLEAMKPGLLYDFTFSFVGYENNLLNGFQVKDGNGNLLLIRMKEASKGLSELVVVGYGTRTKKELTGSVSSLRSSDLKQQAVTSFDEALAGKMAGIQVMQTNGAPGGNVSIRVRGIGSISAGNNPLFVIDGVPITNDTRSASPGVNNYQQPFNPLASINVNDIASIDVLKDAASAAIYGSRGSNGVVLIRTKKGATGKMTVSYDGSYGLQNVNKHVDVLDAYDYAKLVYEGHNNAYLDAVPTGKPTDPNSIRPKNPSTWIPPQILPYLENKPGLTNTDWQKEIFRQAPMQSHTISMTGGSPNLSYYFSANYFNQDGIVINNNYKRYSSRFRVDGNSGKFRFGVNMTPSYTDNRVVNAEGPWFAPNSGVIALALGYAPIFPVRNPDGSFADSVNVWGYGQTNQLNPVAVASLVKDRIKNFRLTANAYMEYEFIRNLKYRISAGTDLNSFRRDYYRPSNLPLPSGTLPSVATGFSNTDMYTNWLTEHTLTYNTSFGKHKLDVLAGFTVQKENQEHNTLTANNFPTDIITTLNAGQVNAGSSNLEQWSLNSWLGRAQYSYADKYFLTASIRRDGSSRFGINRKWASFPAISGAWQVSNEPFFRKVKHISSLKIRSSYGLTGNFQIPNYGSLAQMSNTNSNYILGNSTLVNGVSITSPANPNLTWESMASFDLGLELGLFDEMLNFTIDYYNANTTKLLLNLPVPGASGFSTYLQNVGAVNNKGIEISLSYNKKIGKDWQLEGNANIAFNTNKVTKLGPSGAPIIATGGTGNTYFITKIGETIGSYYLYVTDGIYRDQRDLDTSAKTSNPTRVGDLKFKDVNGDGKIDANDRAVVGSFQPKYIFGFSNTVRYKNLDLSISIQGSQGNKILNLFRRYIANVEGNFNNLSEVKDHYVSPENPGNGLVNRANRLATGGNGITSSWHVEDASYIRVRNIALGYNFPAALLGRTGISSARIYGAVQNPFTFSKYSLFNPEISNRTENALTAGEDYGSYPLARTYMIGLNVTF